In Thunnus thynnus chromosome 17, fThuThy2.1, whole genome shotgun sequence, the genomic window TgttggaaaaaccttctcagtgcaaaagttcactctggactgggcagagggctcggaaaaccaagatgtcagtctggtgattctgctttcattcagggagctgaacttgatcaaagatgagcagtacagtctcctcatgctgatccatgatttccatccaacattacagaagaTCACAGCAGAGAAGCTTGCTGTCTgtaaagttttgttcatctttgacggcctGGATGAAAGCACACTTTCACTGGATTTCAAGAAAAGGAAGGTcgtgtctgatgtcacacagatgTCATCAGTCAACGTGCtgttgacaaacctcatcaagGGGAATCTGCTTCCCTTGGCTCTCGTCTGGATAACttcccgacctgcagcagccaatcagatccctctgACATGTGTTGACAGGGTAACAGAAGTACGAGGCTTCACTGATGACCAGAAGAaggagtacttcaggaggaaattcagtgatgaagagctgtccagcagaatCATCTCACATATCAAGATATCcaggagcctccacatcatgtgtcacatcccagtcttctgctggatcactgctacagttctggagcgCATGTTGACCACAGCCcagggaggagagctgcccaagaccctgactgacatGTATTTACACTTCCTGCtggttcagacaaagaggaagaagcaaaaGTATGATGAGGATAATGAAGCGAATCCACAGGAGCTGACAGAGGCTGACAGGGAAGTTCTTCTGAAGCTGGGGAGGCTGGCGTTTGAACATctggagaaaggaaacatcatgttctaccaaaaagacctggagcagtgtggtcttgatgtcacagaggtCTCAGTGTTGTCAGGATTTTGTACACAGATCTTCAAAAGAGAGAGTGTAATCTTCCAGAAAACagtctactgctttgttcatctgagcgttcaggagtttctggctgcagtctacatGTACCACTGTTACACCAATGACAACAAAGAGGTACTGGAAGACTTCCTGGGAATAAACCACAGTTACTCCTCTCTGGATGACTTCCTGATGGGAACCATGGAGAAATCtctcaaaagtaaaaatggcCACCTGGACCTGTTTGTCCGCTTCCTTCATGGTCTCTCTCTGGAGTCCAACCAGAGTTTCTTAGGAGACCTGCTGGGTCTGATAGAGAACAGTCCACAAATCATCCAGAGAGTCATCAACAACCTGAAGAAGATGGACATGTACAAAatctctcctgacagaagcatcaacatcttccactgtctgatggagatgaagGACCGCTCACTACATCAGGAGATCCAAGAGTTCCTGAAGTCAGAAAACAGATCAGAGAAGGAGCTCTCTGAGatccactgctcagctctggcctacatgctgcagatgtcagaggaggttctggatGAGTTGGACCTGGAGAAGTACAACACATCACAGGAGGGACGACGGagactgatcccagctgtgaggaactgcagaaaggcTCAGTAAGTCCAGATGTGATTAGCACTATAAATCAGGGTGGATTagttgtttctttcttcaaatataaataatataaaatacttattattgttaaaatagtgCTCTCCTACTTTGTAGTGGAAATAATGTCAATTATATTTATTCACAGATGTTCTTGAGCTGTTTCAAGTGTTGTGAATGCAAATATCGTTGACTTTTCAGTTGGCTGTGTTTATCGTTGTTAAGTTAATGAACACAATTATTTTTCTAgtaattattgtattttacagttttttcctctgtttatcTTCCTTTGAAGATAGCAGCATCTATCTCATTATGCCaatcctgattggctggggatCATGATGTCCATGTCAGGTGGTTCCACTGACCTTTAAATAGCTTAGGTGGAGAAGGCTTTGTGTTTGTCAGTCAAGTCCTCCAGGAATGACACAATCACACCAACAGGACATTGAAAAGAGATGTAAAGGGACCTGGTGGAGGATGCTCTAGTGCTCTGAATGGTGTCAAGTACCATCTGAGGCAGCCCCACTGTGCTTAAATTATACCACTCATGGGCCAGGCCTATAGGGCAAGGTGTTCCAGGTGTGGATGAAATATTTGCCCCCTCTCC contains:
- the LOC137167831 gene encoding protein NLRC3-like isoform X6 translates to MTEMDLLNILDDLRDNEFENFKWSLKYEKVGNIPPIKESQLSKAERRDVVDLMVHKYEFDGAVEVIKSISKKISRNDLMKKLPNIGSGTEADDDLQEVSYIYKISLRRNYQHVTEGTDESGSRPLLNKIYTELYITEGKSEEVNSQHEVRQLETASKTIHDTPIKCHDIFKALPDQQKYIRVVLTNGVAGVGKTFSVQKFTLDWAEGSENQDVSLVILLSFRELNLIKDEQYSLLMLIHDFHPTLQKITAEKLAVCKVLFIFDGLDESTLSLDFKKRKVVSDVTQMSSVNVLLTNLIKGNLLPLALVWITSRPAAANQIPLTCVDRVTEVRGFTDDQKKEYFRRKFSDEELSSRIISHIKISRSLHIMCHIPVFCWITATVLERMLTTAQGGELPKTLTDMYLHFLLVQTKRKKQKYDEDNEANPQELTEADREVLLKLGRLAFEHLEKGNIMFYQKDLEQCGLDVTEVSVLSGFCTQIFKRESVIFQKTVYCFVHLSVQEFLAAVYMYHCYTNDNKEVLEDFLGINHSYSSLDDFLMGTMEKSLKSKNGHLDLFVRFLHGLSLESNQSFLGDLLGLIENSPQIIQRVINNLKKMDMYKISPDRSINIFHCLMEMKDRSLHQEIQEFLKSENRSEKELSEIHCSALAYMLQMSEEVLDELDLEKYNTSQEGRRRLIPAVRNCRKAQLSHCGLSKTHCEVVASALKSNPSHLRELDLSYNYLWDSGVKPLCVSLESPNCILENLRLCCCELTDVSCASLASALKSNPSYLRELDLSGNELEDLGVKLLCDILESPRCRLETLRY